Proteins found in one Pseudomonadota bacterium genomic segment:
- the zapE gene encoding cell division protein ZapE, which translates to MANGPLQAYHALVEGGDIKADGAQLAAMERFQRLCDDLDAMSRKGSRNGNGRLFRALFGSRNDAPAPKGVYLYGDVGRGKSMLMDLFFETVDVPSKRRVHFHAFMQEVHGLIHEQRNVGRHDNDRDLIKAVAKGVANDSSLLCFDELHVTDIADAMILGRLFKKLFERGIVMVATSNRPPRDLYKGGINRELFVPFIDMIEDRLDVIHLEAEQDYRLAFLQQANVYCTPLGEEADRTLDDAFDHLVGGEAPHALDLEVQGRQLHVPRQARHVARFSFEELCDRPLGAADYLLLAEHFHTLVIDNIPRMGKEQRNQASRFVTLIDVLYENRVNLICSADAPPDELYVHGDGSFEFQRTASRLIEMQSSDYLAEQRPEAA; encoded by the coding sequence ATGGCAAACGGCCCGTTGCAAGCCTACCACGCCTTGGTCGAGGGCGGCGATATCAAAGCGGATGGCGCTCAGCTTGCCGCCATGGAGCGGTTCCAGCGACTCTGTGACGATCTCGACGCGATGTCGCGTAAGGGGTCGCGCAACGGCAATGGCCGTCTCTTTCGGGCCTTGTTCGGCAGCCGCAACGATGCGCCGGCGCCCAAGGGCGTCTATCTCTATGGTGATGTTGGCCGCGGCAAGTCCATGTTGATGGATCTTTTCTTTGAAACGGTCGACGTGCCGTCGAAGCGCCGGGTCCACTTCCACGCCTTCATGCAGGAAGTGCACGGGCTGATCCATGAGCAACGCAATGTCGGCCGTCACGACAACGATCGGGATCTGATCAAAGCCGTTGCCAAGGGTGTCGCCAACGACTCCAGCCTGCTGTGTTTCGATGAACTGCATGTCACGGACATCGCCGACGCCATGATCCTAGGCCGCCTGTTCAAGAAGCTTTTCGAACGCGGCATCGTCATGGTCGCAACATCCAACCGTCCGCCACGCGACCTTTACAAGGGCGGCATAAACCGCGAGCTCTTCGTGCCATTCATCGACATGATCGAAGACCGTTTGGATGTGATTCACCTGGAGGCCGAGCAAGACTACCGGCTGGCGTTCCTGCAACAGGCGAACGTCTATTGCACGCCTTTGGGTGAGGAAGCTGACCGCACGCTTGACGATGCCTTCGATCACCTAGTCGGCGGCGAGGCCCCCCATGCGCTTGATCTGGAAGTCCAGGGCCGGCAGCTTCATGTGCCGCGACAGGCCCGCCACGTCGCGCGGTTTAGCTTCGAAGAGCTTTGCGACCGACCGTTGGGCGCCGCCGACTACCTTCTGCTGGCCGAGCACTTCCACACGCTGGTCATCGACAACATTCCGCGTATGGGCAAAGAGCAGCGAAACCAGGCCAGCCGATTCGTCACCCTGATCGACGTCTTGTACGAAAACCGTGTCAATCTGATCTGCTCGGCTGACGCGCCGCCTGATGAACTCTACGTTCACGGCGACGGGTCGTTCGAGTTTCAACGTACGGCGTCCCGGCTGATCGAAATGCAGTCCAGTGACTATCTCGCCGAACAGCGGCCGGAAGCGGCATGA